GCAAATTCTGCCGTTTGAAGGAATGTAAAAAAATAGCAGAAATATAAGCATTACCTTGAATAATCAGCCCCTATTATAACCATTATGGAGCCAAACGACGATGCTCCCACTTTCCTTCTAAGCGATAATATTGAATCCTGTCATGTAAACGGCTATCACGTCCTTGCCAGAACTCAATTTCATCTGGAATAATCATGTATCCACCCCAGTTATTTGGCCTGACCACTAATTCTTGGCCCTGCTGTAAAATTAACTCATTTAAAGCATGTTCCAAAAAATCTCTATCCTGTATTTCCTGACTTTGAGGGGACACTATAGCGCTTAATTGACTTTTAACAGGTCTTGAAGAGAAATACTCATCTGATTGTGCTTTACTTACTTTTTTTATACGACCCCGAATTCGTACCTGCCTGGCCATTTGTGGCCAGTAAAAATTTAGTGCAGCATAGGGATTATTTTGAATTTGTATTGCCTTGGCACTTTGATAATTAGTGTAAAAAACAAAATTACCTTCCTGCAAACCTTTTAATAAAACCACTCTCGAATCTGGGCAATTTTTTTCATCAACTGTGGATAGCACCATCGCCGTAGGATCATTTTTTTCATTTTTTAATACATCCTCCAACCAAACTTTAAATTGAGCTATTGGATTCAGGGAGGCAGAGTCCTCGCTTAAACTTAATTCACCGTAATCTCGTCTTATATCTGCAAGAGTTCTAAAGTTATTCATAAAACACCATGTAGTGAAATACTGATGGCAATTATACGATCAAGAATCCATATTTTGCGAGTGGGTGAATTATTAAAAAATTAAGACGTGTCACCAATTAAAATCGACTCCTCTCTCCACCGCGCGAAGCGGCTCATTAAATAGACTGTGAAATCAACTTAAAGAGCTCAAAGATGCTATTACCCTAAAATTGCGGCTATGAGCTTGAACCCATAGCTGCACGAGAAGTATCTTAGTATCAGCACTATATACTTGTAACAATGCAATGCACTGATTTTCATAAAAAAATCCGAACTGGATTGCTTCGCCAAGCTCGCAACACCTGAGTTTTATTCAGCAGACTTTACTTAACAGCTCAGCTGAATGGGCTTACAGAAAACTGATACTGTTATCAAAATTCAAATCACCAGCCAGTTACTTCAGCAATCGCATCACCTAAATCGGCCGGAGAACGAACTGTTTTTACACCAGCGACCTCCAGGGCAGCGTATTTTTCTGCGGCAGTTCCTTTACCCCCAGATATAATTGCCCCGGCATGCCCCATACGTTTTCCAGCTGGTGCTGTAACTCCCGCGATGTAGGAGACAACTGGTTTGCTTATATGGGATTTAATATATTCTGCTGCTTCTTCTTCTGCTGAACCGCCAATTTCTCCAACCATTATAATGGCCTGTGTTTGTGGATCTTTTTCAAATAAAGCTAAAGCGTCAATAAAATTAGTTCCAGGAATTGGATCTCCACCTATTCCTATGCAGGTACTCTGACCAAAGCCTTTATCAGTAGTTTGTTTTACTGCCTCATAAGTGAGGGTGCCTGAACGTGAAACGATCCCTACTTTGCCGGGCAAATGGATTGATCCCGGCATAATACCAATTTTGCATTCGCCAGGAGTAATAATTCCAGGACAATTGGGACCAATTAAACGTGCCTGAGTATTATTTTCCAGATACACCTTTATCTGCAGCATGTCGAGAACCGGAACACCTTCAGTAATGCATACTATCAGTTTAATACCAGCTTCTGCTGCCTCCAGGATAGAATCCTTACAAAATGGGGCTGGCACGTAAATCACACTTGCATCAGCTCCAGTTTCTTCCACCGCTTCGCGCATGGTATTAAATACAGGTAAACCAAGATGCGACTGACCACCTTTACCTGGTGTGACACCACCAACCATATGTGTTCCATAAGCGATTGCTTGCTCAGAATGGTAGGTACCTTGTTTACCGGTAAACCCCTGACATAATACTTTAGTTTGCTTATTAACTAATACACTCATTGTTAACCTCGAAATTTTAAACCGTTGTTGCATCAATAACCTGTTTTAACGTAACAGCCATAGCCAATCTTCAATATTTTGGGTCAATAAACCTGATTGTCATTGATGCAATACCATAAATAATTAAGCGACCGCTGCGACTATTTTCTGCGCCGCATCTGTTAAACTAGTTGCTGCAATTACGTTCAAATCACTTTTATTTAAAATATCAGCACCTAGTTGAGCATTATTACCCTCAAGTCTGACGACTACAGGAATTTTCACATCCACTTCTTTAACTGCAGCGAGAATCCCATCAGCAATGAGATCACAACGAACGATGCCACCAAAAATATTCACTAAAATACCTTTGACTTTTTCATCAGATAAAATAATTTTGAGTGCTTCACTCACTCTTTCCTTTGTAGCACCACCACCCACGTCAAGGAAGTTTGCTGGTTCACCACCATGAAGTTTAATCACGTCCATTGTTGCCATGGCCAAACCCGCACCATTTACCATGCAGCCGATAGTCCCATCAAGAGGAATATAATTCAACTCCCAATCACTGGCACGGTTTTCACGATCATCTTCTTGTGAGGTATCACGCATACTTTTTAGTTTGGGTTGTCTGTATAAGGCATTACCGTCTATATTAATTTTACCATCCAAACAAATTAACTGGCCTGATTTCGTTACTACCAAGGGATTTATTTCCAGTAAACTCAGATCGCACTCAACAAACATTTTACCCAGACACATCATTAAATGAGTAAATTGTTTGATTTGTTCGTCTTTCAAACCTAACTTGAATCCTGTTTCGCGACATTGAAAAGGCATCACCCCCACTAAAGGATCTACAATCACTTTGAATATTTTCTCTGGGGTTTCTTCAGCAACTTTTTCTATCTCAACGCCGCCTTCAGTAGAAGCCATGATCACGACACGACGGGTGGCTCTATCAACAACCGCACCAAGATATAATTCTCTGGCGATATCACAAGTCTCTTCGACTAATACTGCATTAACCGGTTGGCCGTGTGCATCAGTTTGATAAGTAACCAGTCGTGTTCCCAGTAATGATTTTGTTATTGCAGCAAGCTCATCTTTAGTAGAGACTATTTTAACACCCCCAGCTTTACCTCTTCCGCCAGCATGCACTTGAGCTTTCACTACCCATTTAGGAGTTGATAATTGGGAGGCTACCTGTAATGCATCATCAACATTATATGCAACTTCGCCATTAGGGGTAGGCAAGCCATAGCTCGCGAACAATTGCTTGGCTTGATATTCATGTAAATTCATTTGTCGTTACCTTTCTAAAAAAGCAAAACCCGTTTACACGGGTTTTGCAGTTAAACGTGATTATTAAACATTAAGTAAAAGACGAGCTGGATCTTCTAATAACTCTTTAACACTCACCAAAAATTGTACTGAGTCTTTTCCATCAATTAAGCGATGATCATAAGACAGGGCCACATACATCATGGGACGAATAACAACTTGTCCTTTTTCTGCTACAGGTCGGTCTTCGATTTTATGCATCCCTAAAATACCTGTTTGGGGAGGATTGATTATTGGAGTAGCTAATAAAGAACCAAATACACCACCATTGGTAATAGTAAATGTCCCCCCTTGCATTTCCTCCATTGATAATTTTCCTGACCTGGCTTTTGCTGCAACATCATTGATGGCCAGTTCAATCTCGGCCATACTCATTTGATCTGCATCTCGAATCACAGGCACTACCAATCCTCTCTCAGTAGACACGGCAATACCAATATCATAAAAGCCATGATAAACAACATCTTGACCATCTATAGACGCATTCACAGCAGGAAAACGCTTTAATGACTCAACCACCGCTTTAGCGAAAAAAGACATGAAGCCTAATTTCACACCATGTTTTTTCTCAAAGCTGTCTTTGTATTGGGCACGCATGTCCATCACTGCTTTAAGATTCACTTCATTAAAAGTGGTAAGCATGGCTGCATTATGCTGTGCTTGTAATAAACGCTCGGCAATTTTAGCCCTTAACCTGGTCATAGGAACACGTCGCTCTTCCCGAACTCCCATAGGAGTTGTTACAGGCTGCGCTTTTTTATTTTCGGCAGGTTTAGCAGATTTTTCTCTGTTGGATTCTATAAAGGAAATAACATCCTCTTTTGTAATTCGTCCTTCTTTACCCGAACCTTGAATTTGCCGTGGCTGTAAATCATTTTCTGCAAGCATGCGTCTGACTACTGGGCTTGTAGACTTATCTTCACTGGCGCTTATCGACTCTTTGGCAGAAGATTTTTCTTCTTTTGCAGGAGAGCTCGCAGCAGGAGAGCTCGCAGCAGAAGCGCCTTCAGTAATTGTTGCCAATAATTGACCTGAATTTACAGTATCTCCAACCTGGAACTGTATCTCAGAGAGTATTCCATCGGCAGGTGCTGGAACTTCAAGCACTACTTTATCCGTTTCCAGATCCACTAAATTTTCATCGCGAGTTACTTTATCACCCACTTTTTTATGCCACGTGGCTATAGTGGCGTCGGCTACTGACTCGGGTAGAACAGGTACTTTGACTTCAATAGACATGGTTATACCTTCTCATTATATTGTTTAAACTTATGTAAAAATCAGTACTACTCATTGGACCGCAGATACAGCATGGGATTAACCTAAAAATACACCTCCTTTGAGGTTATTTTTTACAATACTTCCCTTGCAAACTATCCAACTCCCCTATTCACCACGATCTTAAACTCATGGTGAGCAGATGCAACCTTATTTATTATCCAGTAAAGCTTGCTCAACCAAAGCATTTTGCTGTTCAGCATGCAGTGCAGGATTACCTACAGCTGGAGCAGCAGCAGATTCTCTACCTGCATAAGCCAAGGTTTGATCTGGACGCAGGCAATCTTTCATATTGTGCTGAGAAGAGAACCAAACCCCCTGGTTTTTAGGCTCTTCCTGACACCACACTATTTCTTTAGCCTTTGGGTATTTATCCAATTCAGCAATCAGCGCTTTCTTGGGAAATGGGTACAGTTGCTCGATTCGCACTATGGCTACATGCTCCAATTTCCTGTCACGGCGCATTTGCAATAAATCATAATAAACCTTACCACAACATAACACCACTTTTTTGACTTTTTGTTCTTCTATAGCATCAATTTCTGGGATAACAGTGTAAAACTTGCCCTTCATTAAGTCTTCTAAAGGAGAAACAGCCAATTTATGCCGTAACAAACTTTTAGGAGTCATTACAATTAATGGCTTGCGGAAATTACGAATGACTTGTCTGCGTAATAAATGAAAAATTTGCGCTGGGGTTGTTGGCGTACAAACCTGCATATTATGCTGAGCGCAAAGTTGCATGTAACGCTCTAACCGGGCTGATGAATGTTCAGGTCCTTGTCCTTCATAACCATGAGGCAGCAGCATCACTAAACCACATAATCGGCCCCATTTTTGCTCGCCAGAACTAATAAATTGATCCATTACAACTTGGGCCCCATTTGCAAAATCACCAAATTGAGCTTCCCAAAGAACTAAGTAAGAAGGTTCGGAGGAAGCAAATCCATATTCAAAAGCTAACACGGCTTCTTCAGATAATACTGAATCGATTACCGAAAATGATCTTTTAGTTTCAGTTGATATTTGTTCTAGTGGAACGAAGGTTTCACCTGTTTCTACGTCATGGAAAACAGCATGTCGGTGTGCAAAGGTTCCACGTCCACAGTCCTGACCCGATAATCTGACTCCAAAACCTTCCTGCAATAAGCTGGCATAAGCCATAGTCTCTGCATAGCCCCAATTCATCGGGATTTCACCCTCTGTCATTTTCTCACGTTCATTCAACAAACGCTGGACAACGGGATGCAACTTAAACCCATCGGGTAGAGTACTCAATTGTTTCGTCAATTTTTTTAATTCAGCTTTGCTAATCGTGGTATCGACCTTATCCGTCCATTTCGCGCTTATGTACGGCGTCCAGTCTATAGCAAATTTTCCTTCATAATTTTCATGGACCACATTTACCACCGCTTTACTGTGATCCAGACCATCCCTATAGTCATTGACTAACTGCTCTGCATCTTTGGCAGTTAACAAACCTGAATGAACCAATCGCTCAGCATAAATTTCACGTAACGGGCGCATTGATTTGATTTTTTTATACATGGTCGGTTGAGTTACCGCCGGTTCATCCGCTTCGTTATGACCATTACGTCTGTAGCAAACGAGATCGAGAACTACATCTCGCTTAAATTTCATTCTAAAATTAAAAGCAATCTGGGTTGCAAAAACCACAGCATCAGGATCATCACCGTTTACATGAAGAATTGGAGCCTGAACCATTTTAGCCACATCGGTACAATAGAGTGTCGAACGAGCATCAATAGGATTACTGGTTGTGAAACCTATTTGATTGTTAATAACTATATGAATGGTACCACCAGTGGAATAACCACGAGCTTGTGAAAAATTAAAGGTTTCCATGACCACTCCCTGACCTGCAAACGCAGCATCTCCATGAAGCACAATTGGAACAACAGTGTCTTTTTTTATCAAATCTTTGCGACGATTCAGTCGAGAACGCACAGAACCTTCAACCACCGGGCCAATAATTTCTAAATGCGATGGATTAAACGCCAAAGCTAAATGTAATATAGCTCCAGACTCCGTTTTAATATCTGAGGAGAAACCTAAATGATATTTCACATCACCAGTTCGATCATATTTAACCTTTCCTTCAAACTCCTGAAATAAATCTCCTGGTTCTTTACCAAGCACATTAATCAATACATTTAATCGGCCTCTATGCGCCATTCCGATCACTAATTCTTTTACACCCTCTTCGCCGGCCCGATTAATAATTTCCTTCATCATGGGAATTAACGAATCTCCTCCTTCAAGAGAAAACCGTTTTTGTCCAACGTATCGGGTACCCAAATAACGCTCCAAACCATCTGCAGCAATCAAATCTTTTAAAATATCAAGTTTTTTGGTTTTGGTAAAAGATGCTCGTCCCCTTACTGACTCCATTTGTTTTTGTAACCATTCCGTTTCCTCAACATCAGAGATGTGCATGTATTCAATACCAATACTGCCACAATAAGTCTCCTGCAGTGCCTGGTATATTTCACCTAGGGTCATTTCTGAACTATTGAAGTTTGTGCCAGCAAAGAACTTGCGATTTTTATCTGTTTTATCTAAGTGGTGGTAGGCTAATTCCAGACCGGGTACAGGTGCTCGCTCAGTCATCTCCAAGGGATCAAGTTGTGCTGCATGATGCCCTAAAGCTCTAAAATCATTTATTAAGTTGGCAACCTGGTATTGCTGACTGTCAGTTGATTGAATTACCGGACTGCTTTTCTTATTTGCGTTCTGCAGAAAATAATCACGAATATCCCTGTGAGATGTTTCTTTCGTTGCCCCGTTAATTTTGGGCAGGGCGCTGAAAACAGCCCTCCAATCGTCTGAAACTGATTCAGAGTCAGCAAGATAGTCCTCATAGAGACTATCAACGTAAGCCATACTTCCACCAGACAAATAGGAAGAAGCCCATTCATTTTGCAGATCGGAACTGCTCATTATTCTCTCCAAACGGTTTACCAGGTCACACGTCATGAAGCTAGCAAAATCATCATGATATTGCCCATCACAACGGAATCTATTCTGCCTGGTTTAGGGCTCAGTGAACGATTCCGACGGTGGTGGGAACAACAATATTCATTTAACTTATGACAATGTCCCAGATATTTAGCTGAGTACAAAAAATTTCTATTAAGTTTCCTGCGTCAACATTTGTGTGCGAATTTTGGCAATCGCTTGCGATGGATTGAGTCCTTTCGGGCATACATTCGTGCAATTCATAATAGTACGGCAACGAAACACACTAAATGGATCTTGTAATTTATCCAATCGATGATTTGTTGCTTTATCGCGACTGTCTGCTAAAAATCGCCTTGCTTGTAACAGTCCAGCAGGGCCTACAAATTTTTCTGGATTCCACCAGAACGAAGGACATGAGCTTGTACAACAGGCACATAAAATACACTCATATAGTCCATCCAACTGCGATCGCTCTTCAGGGGATTGTAACCGTTCCTGAGCCGGAGCGACCTTATCATTTTGCAAATAAGGCTCAATACGTTCGTATTGGTGATAAAATTGAGACATATCAACCGCTAAGTCGCGTATCACCGGAAATCCAGGTAATGGACGAATCACTATTTTGTCAGTCTTTAAGTCTGAAACGTGGGTAATACAAGCTAATCCATTAGTTCCATTGATATTCATACCATCAGATCCACATACTCCTTCACGGCAGGATCTTCTATAGGTTATTGAAGAGTCCTGTTCGGCCTTCAAGCGCTCTAGCAAAGTGAGCAGCATAGGATCGCTTTTAGCAGGTATTGCCAGCTCATAATCTTTCATGTAAGGTTTGGCATCGACCTCAGGATTATAGCGATAAATTGACAAGATTAAATTTCTACTATCGACCATGATATATCCTCTTTAGTAAACGCGTTCTTTCGGCTCTAAAGGCTCGACATGTTTAGGTGATGTATTCACAGGACGATAATCTATTATTTCATCTTCCTCAAAATACAGTGTGTGCTTAATCCAGTTCGCATCATCTCGTGCAGGGAAATCTTCCCGACTGTGTGCTCCCCGGCTTTCTGTTCGAGCAATTGCGGATTGTGCTGTAGCATAAGCTGTTGCCATTAAATTATCTAACTCTAAAGCACCGACACGCTCTGTATTAAATATATGACTTTTATCTTCGAGTTTAGCATGCGCTAATCGGTCACGAAGTACTTGCAAACGTTTTAAACCGGAAGCCATTACCTCACCAGTGCGGAACACACCAAAATCCTCTTGCATCACGCGTTGCATTTCATCACGAATTACAGAGGGACTCTCGCCATCTTTAGACTGATCCCAACGAGTGTAACGAACCAACGAGGCAGCAATATCATCTTCACTTATATAAGGCATATCGGGTAATTGATTTGATTGCCATAACTCCTCGACGTGTAAACCAGCCGCTCGTCCAAAAACAACCAAATCCAATAAAGAATTACCACCTAAACGATTGGCACCATGCACTGAAACACAAGCACATTCACCAACAGCATACAAGCCTTCTACTATATGCTCTTGTCCTTGACTTTTAGTAATCACTTGTCCATACATATTCGTTGGTATTCCACCCATACTGTAATGACAGGTAGGTACCACTGGTATAGGCTCTAAAATAGGATCTACACCGGCGAATTTCATAGAGAGCTCGCGAATACCAGGAAGCCGTTTCATAATAAGATCGGCGCCCAAGTGATCCAGCTTGAGTTTAACGTGATCAATACCTTGAGGATCAAAACCTTTACCGGCACGAATCTCTAAAGCCATGGACCGAGCTACCACATCCCGCGAAGCCAAATCCTTAACTCGGGGAGCATATCGCTCCATGAAACGTTCACCGTCTTTATTAATTAAATAGCCCCCTTCTCCCCGACAGCCTTCAGTTACTAAAGTTCCTGCTCCTGCTATCCCCGTAGGATGAAATTGCCACATTTCCATATCCTGCACTGGAATTCCCGCTCTTAAAGCCATTCCAAAACCATCGCCGGTATTAATAAAAGCATTAGTTGTCGATTGATAAATACGGCCAGCACCGCCAGTAGCAAGAATACATACTCGCGTTTGAAAGAACTCTACGTCACCAGACTCAATATTCATTGCAGTAACACCTGCAATGCGCCCGTGAGAGTCCTTAACAAAATCAAGAGCATACCATTCACTAAACACATGTGTTTTTGCTTTTAAATTTTGTTGATAAAGTGTGTGTAGTAATGCATGACCGGTTCTATCTGCCGCAGCACAAGTACGAGCAGCTTGTTCACCACCAAAATTCTTCGATTGACCACCAAATTGCCGCTGATAAATTTTACCATTATCCATGCGTGAAAAAGGCAAACCCATATGTTCTAATTCATAGACGGCTTCAGGTCCTGTCTTACAAAGATACTCAATACAGTCCTGATCACCAATATAATCAGCACCTTTAACCGTATCGTACATATGCCAACGCCAATCATCTTCATGAGCATTTCCAAGTGCCGAAGTAATTCCGCCCTGAGCCGAAACAGTATGAGAACGCGTAGGAAATACTTTAGATAACAAAGCGACCTTTAAACCTGAATTCGCCATCTGCAGTGCTGCGCGCATTCCAGCACCACCAGCACCAATAATTACTGCATCAAATGTGTTGCGTGCAATTGTCATGCTCATTGTCCCCAAACGATCATTAAGCCCCAAATAAACTGACTAAGGAGCCATAAAACAACCATCAACTGCACCGATAAACGTATCGCGGTACAGTTGATATAGTCTGTAGTTACTGTCCAAATACCTACCCAGGCATGCAATGTAAGGGCTAATAACCCAATTGCTGTTGCAATTTGGAATACATGATTGGCAAACAGTTCATGCCATTGTGTAAAATTTAAATCAGGATGTAACAGCAAGAAAATAAATAAAAAAATGGTATATACTGCAAAATATACTGCAGTAACTCGCTGAATCAACCAGTCTTTTAACCCATTACCTGTTAGGCTCGTGACATTATTTACCATATCCAAATTCCTAGAAAAATTGTCAAAATAACGGAAAGAACGATAACAAAAATGGCGCTGCGACGCGCTGTCTCAAGATGCTCGCCAAATCCCATATCCATAAGCAGATGTCTTATACCGGCAAGCACATGATAGATCATCGCTGCGCTGAAAGCCCATAACGCTAATTTGTAATAAGGGCTGGTTAGCATGGATTTTGTCTGTTCAAAAATTTCTTCAGAATGCAAAGATTTTCCCAGAATAAATAACATAACAGGCAGCAATATAAATAATAAAAGCCCTGAAATCCTATGTAATATAGAAGCGATAGCCATAGGAGGAAATTTCAAACTACCTAAATCAAGATTAACCGGTCTTTTCTTGTTCACTATTTGTTTCTTCCTCATTAGAAAATATTTTAAATAGAGCACCTTCCCCAATACAACTCGAATAAGTTCATTTCCTCACGGAATCCTTGTAAGGATTTTTTCTCAAACCATAACTTTATTGACAACTATTTTGCCAGAAAACAAAAAACAGGCAGAGATAGAACCACTTAGAACAACTAAATTCTATACATACTCGCGAAGTATAGCACTGAGTTTTTATCACGCAAAGTTAAGTCGTAAAGTAAAATGCATCACACTCTGTTCATTTATTAAAACCAGTACTATGATTACATAAACTGATTACAATATGATCGAAATGCTTGTTAAAAGGCCTACGTATAATCAACGATTAAAATGTGTAGCCTTTGCAATTTTGTCTTATCAAAATTTCAAATTCAATGAAGAAGTGACCAATACTCTTTTGGAGCTCATCCATAACTCGGATACCCAGTTGCCTTTGTTTATGCCCTTTGCCTTAAAAAAAGCTCTTGAAGAATTTGAGCTTCAAATACCTAACCCAATTATTTTAAAGATTCAAGCGGAAGAAATTGAATCTATTTACTCTTTGACGGAACTGCAGGAGTCTTTGTTTTCAATCGCCTTATTGATCAATACTCCCCAACAATTAGCTTGGTTGAACAGTTCAAAGGTCAGGAGTTAAGTAAACTTTATATCGAGAGCCTCAACTTTGTTGCAAAAACAATGCATATCTAAGAGACTATAAAACTCGCGTCCTTGCGAGCGAAATGACTAGGGTCTGTTGACATTTCACCTGCTGTCTACGTGCCCCGGCTTGTCCTCGGCATCCATTAGATCTAAATCATTGGCAAATTTCTTCATACAGATCACGCCATTCTGGATTAAATTTCTCGATTAAATTTATGTTCCATTGTCTTGGCCAATTTTTGAAACGTTTTTCACGCTGATTTGCGAGAATATAAACATAAGATGGATGCATTATATTTCCTTGGATGTTGGACAAACATCCAGATAATACCGCAAGAAATGCTACATAGGTAACCATAAAAATAAACACGCCATAGCAACAACAGAAGCATAATTTCGCTTTAATTTATCAAATCTTGTGGCAATTGCACGAAAATGCTTTATTCTAGCGAATAAATTTTCAACTAAATGCCTATATTGATATAGACACCAGTCCATATCTATATTGCCAATTTTAGAATTATTCTTTCTTGGGATAACTGGAATGGATGATTTTTGACGAACCGTGTCCCTTACCTCTTCACTATCATAACCTTTATCAGCAATAGTATGACCTGCGGCAGGCAGTTTTTCGATAAATTCTGGTGCAACTTTACAGTCGTGTATTTCACCACCAGTTATTTCAAAATCGATGGGTAACCCATGAGCATCAACAGCCATATGAATTTTTGTTGTATTGCCCCCCTCTGGATTTTCCAATAGCTTGATTTTCTTCAGAAGCTGCGCCAGCACTGTGTTGGTGCGCTTTTACAATGCTGCCGTCAATAAACTCCCATTCAAGATCTGATTCTTGAACAAGTGCTTTGAATATGCTCATCAATTTACCTTTTGATGACCATCGATTAAATTTTTGTTAGATTGAGTTCCAGCATCCAAATTCTGCTGCTAGGTCGCGCCAAGGGCAGCCAACCCGCATACGATATAACATTGCTTCCACTACCATACGAAGATTAGGCTTGTCATAAATCCTATGCTGTAGCATGATCTCCTTTAGCTTCGACCAAAACTCATCATTGAGCATTAATCTTAGCATTGCAAACTCGTTTTATACTTGGTATCAAAATCGTTAAATTATGAGTTTGCTCCTATTATTCAATGGATTAGGTAGTGCTGTTTTTGATTTGACTATCTACTGGATGCCGCGGACAAGCCGCGGCACGTAGGCGGCAGGTGAAATGTCAACAGACCCTAATTTAATTGGGAAAACTTAAGGTCAATTGATGTGAAATTTTTCATAAGATACTTTGGAGCATTGATCTATGATGCGATCATCGTATTGGTTCTGCTATTCGTTTTAACGGGGGTAATCGTTTTATTTAACAACGGTCACGCTGTTTCCCCTGAAACGCCCTGGTATCAATTCACCCTTGCCTGGGTCGCATTATTTTATTATTACAGTTCAATGAGGTCTGGTGGACAAACTCTCGGAATGAGGGCATGGCGAATTGAATTGGTTGCCCGTGATCGGCAAAAGCTCACCAGACAACAAATTCTCTCCCGTATCCTGTATTTCCTACCCGCAACATTTATAGCTCCTTTTTGTTTCACTCAAAGCCATATTATATTAGGTCAGTGGACAAAGACTTACTTTATTGTAAAGGGAGATGATGCTTCTTCTTAATCAAATCGTTAAAAAAATTTTTTATTAAACATTTAATTTATCGATAGATAAAAAA
The sequence above is drawn from the Legionella antarctica genome and encodes:
- a CDS encoding succinate dehydrogenase iron-sulfur subunit, translating into MVDSRNLILSIYRYNPEVDAKPYMKDYELAIPAKSDPMLLTLLERLKAEQDSSITYRRSCREGVCGSDGMNINGTNGLACITHVSDLKTDKIVIRPLPGFPVIRDLAVDMSQFYHQYERIEPYLQNDKVAPAQERLQSPEERSQLDGLYECILCACCTSSCPSFWWNPEKFVGPAGLLQARRFLADSRDKATNHRLDKLQDPFSVFRCRTIMNCTNVCPKGLNPSQAIAKIRTQMLTQET
- the sdhA gene encoding succinate dehydrogenase flavoprotein subunit, with translation MTIARNTFDAVIIGAGGAGMRAALQMANSGLKVALLSKVFPTRSHTVSAQGGITSALGNAHEDDWRWHMYDTVKGADYIGDQDCIEYLCKTGPEAVYELEHMGLPFSRMDNGKIYQRQFGGQSKNFGGEQAARTCAAADRTGHALLHTLYQQNLKAKTHVFSEWYALDFVKDSHGRIAGVTAMNIESGDVEFFQTRVCILATGGAGRIYQSTTNAFINTGDGFGMALRAGIPVQDMEMWQFHPTGIAGAGTLVTEGCRGEGGYLINKDGERFMERYAPRVKDLASRDVVARSMALEIRAGKGFDPQGIDHVKLKLDHLGADLIMKRLPGIRELSMKFAGVDPILEPIPVVPTCHYSMGGIPTNMYGQVITKSQGQEHIVEGLYAVGECACVSVHGANRLGGNSLLDLVVFGRAAGLHVEELWQSNQLPDMPYISEDDIAASLVRYTRWDQSKDGESPSVIRDEMQRVMQEDFGVFRTGEVMASGLKRLQVLRDRLAHAKLEDKSHIFNTERVGALELDNLMATAYATAQSAIARTESRGAHSREDFPARDDANWIKHTLYFEEDEIIDYRPVNTSPKHVEPLEPKERVY
- the sdhD gene encoding succinate dehydrogenase, hydrophobic membrane anchor protein, translating into MVNNVTSLTGNGLKDWLIQRVTAVYFAVYTIFLFIFLLLHPDLNFTQWHELFANHVFQIATAIGLLALTLHAWVGIWTVTTDYINCTAIRLSVQLMVVLWLLSQFIWGLMIVWGQ
- the sdhC gene encoding succinate dehydrogenase, cytochrome b556 subunit, which translates into the protein MNKKRPVNLDLGSLKFPPMAIASILHRISGLLLFILLPVMLFILGKSLHSEEIFEQTKSMLTSPYYKLALWAFSAAMIYHVLAGIRHLLMDMGFGEHLETARRSAIFVIVLSVILTIFLGIWIW
- a CDS encoding RDD family protein, translated to MKFFIRYFGALIYDAIIVLVLLFVLTGVIVLFNNGHAVSPETPWYQFTLAWVALFYYYSSMRSGGQTLGMRAWRIELVARDRQKLTRQQILSRILYFLPATFIAPFCFTQSHIILGQWTKTYFIVKGDDASS